A window of the Podospora bellae-mahoneyi strain CBS 112042 chromosome 6, whole genome shotgun sequence genome harbors these coding sequences:
- the TAP42 gene encoding Type 2A phosphatase-associated protein 42 (BUSCO:EOG092648LP; COG:T; EggNog:ENOG503NYBK): METEPRSLKAVFADAEAQRIALETQAFTPNSQEYTDAISSAIKDYQESLHLISHLSLFSPNESLEDLSTSDLPLLLINYHLAELSQKLPTPSLPERKRILTSARDFYERFLHLLDSYSLLTPQSAKLLEAYTSSPSTFSTANSSDPTVRRNAKIANFQTEKALRQKLDYLRARPEYGATEDEDIPSGAGDEEVVREVHLANLAYRVHLTFNALDSLNREMEILSMAPPQPPPSAQQNQQQAEDDRRRRGITSDGSYNDRLDIMNRALGGKGGPILSQQGKPLQPFTLLANRQEIAKGVFRPSHNLPTMTIDEYLEEERRRGGIIEGGGEASGQVPEPDEDDYEKAEKEMYKARAWDEFVEENPRGAGNTINRG; this comes from the coding sequence ATGGAAACCGAGCCTCGCTCCCTCAAAGCTGTCTTCGCCGACGCCGAAGCCCAGCGCATCGCTCTGGAAACCCAGGCCTTCACTCCCAACTCCCAAGAATACACCGacgccatctcctccgccatcaaGGACTACCAAGAGTCCCTTCACCTAAtatcccacctctccctcttctccccaaaCGAATCTCTCGAagacctctccacctccgacctccccctcctcctaatCAACTACCACCTCGCCGAGCTCTCCCAAAagctccccaccccctcacttCCCGAGCGCAAAAGAATCCTCACCTCCGCCCGTGATTTCTACGAGcgcttcctccacctcctaGACAGctactccctcctcaccccccaatCAGCCAAACTCCTCGAAGCctacacctcctccccatccacctttTCAACCGCCAACTCCTCCGACCCAACAGTCCGCCGGAATGCCAAAATCGCAAACTTCCAAACCGAAAAAGCCCTCCGACAAAAGTTAGATTATCTCCGCGCCCGTCCAGAGTATGGCGCCAcagaagatgaagacatCCCGTCGGGAGCAGGCGACGAGGAAGTCGTCCGAGAAGTCCACCTAGCTAATTTGGCTTATCGTGTTCACCTTACCTTCAACGCTCTCGACTCTCTAAATCGGGAAATGGAGATCTTGTCCATggcacccccccaaccacctccatcggCCCAGCAaaaccagcagcaagccgAGGATGATAGGCGTAGGCGGGGGATAACCAGCGATGGCAGTTACAACGACAGACTAGACATAATGAACCGTGCTCTtggagggaaaggaggacCGATTTTGTCACAGCAGGGGAAGCCACTGCAGCCGTTTACGCTGTTGGCAAACAGGCAGGAGATTGCCAAGGGGGTGTTTAGGCCGAGTCATAATCTGCCGACAATGACGATTGATGAGTacctggaggaagagagaaggagaggtgggattattgaggggggaggggaggcaaGTGGGCAGGTGCCGGAgccggatgaggatgatTATGAAAAGGCCGAGAAAGAGATGTATAAGGCTAGGGCGTGGGATGAGTTTGTGGAGGAGAACCCCAGGGGGGCTGGTAATACGATCAACCGTGGTTAG